A DNA window from Streptomyces sp. B21-083 contains the following coding sequences:
- a CDS encoding Fic family protein, whose protein sequence is MSTTGATADPLAALGSLPGVADSVESVRKAVDRVYGHRIMRRRSNEITGEAALRGARGSAALSGADWALEEVRRRTDFSGDDEARVVGAALRLTAEAGQLLSIWRQSPLRVLARLHLVAAAGTADEVGRPRQDGEPVDEPLVELPLPSAAEVSGRLEGLAELIIAGGSAPALVTAAVVHGELVALRPFGSHNGLVARAAERIVLIGSGLDPKSVCPAEVGHAEPGRAAYLAALDGYVSGTPEGMARWIAHCGRAVELGARESTAVCEALQRGAA, encoded by the coding sequence ATGAGTACGACTGGCGCGACCGCCGACCCGCTCGCGGCCCTGGGATCACTTCCCGGGGTGGCCGACTCCGTGGAGTCCGTACGCAAGGCCGTGGACCGGGTCTACGGGCATCGCATCATGCGGCGGCGCAGCAACGAGATCACCGGCGAGGCGGCACTGCGCGGTGCACGCGGTTCCGCGGCCCTCTCTGGTGCCGACTGGGCCCTCGAAGAGGTGCGTCGGCGCACCGACTTCAGTGGTGACGACGAGGCCCGGGTCGTCGGCGCGGCCCTCCGGCTGACCGCGGAGGCCGGCCAACTCCTGTCCATCTGGCGCCAGTCGCCGCTGCGCGTCCTGGCCCGGCTGCATCTGGTCGCCGCCGCGGGCACGGCCGACGAGGTGGGGCGCCCGCGGCAGGACGGTGAGCCGGTCGACGAGCCATTGGTCGAACTTCCGCTGCCGAGCGCGGCCGAGGTGTCCGGACGGCTGGAGGGACTCGCCGAGCTGATCATCGCGGGAGGTTCGGCGCCCGCCCTGGTCACGGCCGCGGTCGTGCACGGCGAACTCGTCGCACTGCGCCCCTTCGGCTCCCACAACGGCCTTGTCGCGCGCGCGGCCGAGCGGATCGTCCTGATCGGCAGCGGCCTCGACCCGAAGTCCGTGTGCCCGGCCGAGGTCGGCCACGCCGAACCGGGCCGCGCGGCCTATCTGGCGGCGCTCGACGGCTATGTATCCGGCACCCCGGAAGGCATGGCGCGGTGGATCGCGCACTGCGGCCGGGCGGTCGAACTCGGAGCCCGTGAATCGACGGCCGTGTGCGAGGCGCTGCAACGCGGGGCGGCGTAG
- a CDS encoding ATP-binding protein: MKIAFVGKGGSGKTTLSSLFVRHLAASGAPVLAIDADINQHLGAALGLHDAEAAAMPAMGERMELIKEHLRGRNPRITCADAMIKTTPPGEGSRLLRIQETNPVYDACARPVELDGGAVRLMVTGPFTEADLGVACYHSKTGAVELCLNHLVDGPGEYVVVDMTAGSDSFASGLFTRFDLTFLVAEPTRKGVSVYRQYKEYAQDFGVALKVVGNKVQGQDDVDFLRAEVGDDLLGTVGHSDWVRALEKGRPSRFELLEDTNRRSLRLLHTAVDATYESRDWERYTHQMVHFHLKNAHSWANARTGVDLAAQVDPGFVLTEQMAATTA; the protein is encoded by the coding sequence ATGAAAATTGCTTTCGTCGGGAAGGGCGGCAGCGGCAAGACCACGCTGTCCTCCCTGTTCGTCCGCCACCTCGCGGCCTCCGGGGCGCCGGTCCTCGCCATCGACGCCGACATCAACCAGCACCTGGGCGCCGCACTCGGCCTCCACGACGCGGAAGCCGCCGCGATGCCCGCGATGGGCGAGCGGATGGAGCTGATCAAGGAACACCTCCGCGGCAGGAACCCGCGGATCACCTGTGCCGACGCGATGATCAAGACGACCCCGCCGGGCGAGGGCTCACGGCTGCTGCGGATCCAGGAGACCAATCCGGTGTACGACGCCTGCGCGCGGCCGGTGGAACTCGACGGCGGCGCCGTCCGTTTGATGGTCACCGGCCCGTTCACCGAAGCCGATCTCGGGGTGGCCTGCTACCACTCCAAGACGGGCGCGGTGGAACTGTGCCTGAACCACCTCGTCGACGGCCCGGGCGAGTATGTGGTCGTCGACATGACCGCGGGCTCCGACTCCTTCGCGTCCGGCCTGTTCACCCGCTTCGACCTCACGTTCCTCGTGGCCGAACCGACCCGGAAGGGAGTCTCCGTCTACCGCCAGTACAAGGAGTACGCGCAGGACTTCGGGGTCGCCCTGAAGGTCGTCGGCAACAAGGTGCAGGGCCAGGACGACGTCGACTTCCTCCGCGCCGAGGTCGGGGACGACCTCCTGGGGACGGTCGGGCACTCCGACTGGGTGCGGGCCCTGGAGAAGGGCCGGCCCAGCCGGTTCGAGCTCCTGGAGGACACCAACCGGCGTTCCCTGCGCCTCCTGCACACGGCCGTCGACGCCACGTACGAATCGCGTGACTGGGAGCGCTACACGCACCAGATGGTCCACTTCCACCTGAAGAACGCCCACTCCTGGGCCAACGCCCGCACCGGGGTCGACCTCGCGGCCCAGGTCGACCCCGGTTTCGTGCTGACCGAACAGATGGCGGCGACCACCGCCTGA